In the genome of Flavobacterium panacagri, one region contains:
- the porV gene encoding type IX secretion system outer membrane channel protein PorV yields MKKLSLLLICLFSLYNSKAQESRPIVTGVPFLLVAADARAAGLGDQGVATSADVFSQQWNPAKYAFSEDAQGLSISYTPYLTDLANDISLGQVTYYNKINERSAFAGSFRYFGFGDIELRQTGDPNEVPRRVNPNEFALDGSYSLKLSEEFSMAVAARFINSNLKVASEDVDATAARTFAVDVAAFYQSEEIAYQDFNGRWRAGINLQNLGPKISYDRDDFSTNFLPANLRLGGGFDFIFDDYNKLAVSAELTKLLVPTPPGIQAAVDGNGDGDFDDPEDITQQQATDAAYNNYRNIGWVSGIFKSFGDAPGGFSEELKEVTYSLAAEYMYQDSFAMRLGYYHESPEKGAKQFFSLGAGFKYNIMKIDVSYLFSASKIKNPLENTLRFSLTFNFGDKYETY; encoded by the coding sequence ATGAAAAAACTATCACTTTTATTAATTTGCCTTTTTAGCCTTTATAATTCAAAGGCTCAGGAATCAAGACCTATAGTAACTGGAGTTCCTTTTCTATTAGTTGCTGCAGATGCTAGAGCAGCAGGTTTAGGTGACCAAGGGGTTGCCACTTCTGCCGACGTGTTCTCACAACAATGGAATCCAGCGAAATATGCGTTTTCAGAAGACGCTCAAGGTCTTTCTATTAGTTACACTCCTTATTTGACAGATCTTGCCAACGACATCTCCTTAGGACAAGTAACATACTATAACAAAATCAATGAACGAAGCGCCTTTGCGGGAAGTTTTCGTTATTTTGGTTTCGGAGATATTGAATTAAGACAAACAGGCGACCCAAATGAAGTTCCTAGAAGAGTAAATCCAAACGAATTTGCTTTAGACGGCTCTTACTCTCTAAAATTAAGCGAAGAATTCTCTATGGCTGTCGCAGCTCGTTTTATTAACTCAAATTTAAAAGTCGCTTCAGAAGATGTCGATGCGACAGCTGCAAGAACATTTGCAGTTGATGTCGCTGCGTTTTATCAATCAGAAGAAATTGCTTATCAAGACTTCAATGGGAGATGGAGAGCAGGTATTAATCTTCAGAATCTAGGCCCTAAAATCAGTTACGACAGAGATGATTTTAGCACCAATTTTTTACCTGCCAATTTGAGATTAGGAGGAGGATTTGATTTTATTTTTGACGACTACAACAAACTTGCTGTAAGTGCTGAACTTACTAAACTTTTAGTTCCAACACCTCCAGGAATTCAAGCAGCTGTTGACGGAAATGGAGATGGAGATTTTGACGATCCTGAAGATATTACACAGCAACAGGCTACAGATGCCGCTTATAACAATTATAGAAATATCGGATGGGTTTCTGGAATATTCAAATCTTTTGGAGATGCACCAGGCGGATTCAGTGAAGAGCTGAAAGAAGTTACCTATAGCCTTGCTGCAGAATATATGTATCAAGATTCATTTGCGATGCGTTTAGGATACTACCATGAAAGCCCAGAAAAAGGCGCTAAACAGTTTTTCTCATTAGGAGCAGGATTCAAATACAATATCATGAAAATCGATGTTTCTTACCTATTCTCTGCTTCGAAAATAAAAAACCCTTTAGAAAACACACTTCGTTTCTCTTTAACGTTTAACTTTGGAGACAAATACGAGACGTATTAA